The Pseudalkalibacillus hwajinpoensis DNA window TTCCTCCATTCAGTACAGTTGATGAGAACGGGGATCTTTCAGGTTTTGACGTAGCCGTTGGTAAAGCTATTGCCGAAAAGTTAGGTCTTGAGCCAGAAGTTGAAAAATTCAAATTTAGTGGGATGGTTTCAGCCATTCAATCCGGTCGCTATGATGCAGCGGTAGCCAGTCATACGATTACTGACGAGCGTAAAAAAGCCGTGAATTTCAGTGAACCATACTATTATTCTGGCCCAGTTCTTTATGTTCAGCCTGGAAGTGACATTAAAAGTATAGAAGATCTTTCTGGTAAGGACGTAGCGGTATCAAAGGGATCGACTTACGAGAAATCTGCACAGGAGTATACAGATAAAATCTCAAATTATGATAGTGATCAGACAGCTCTTCGTGCATTAAGCGAAGGAAAGCATGATGCAGTTATTACAGATGATATTACAGGTAAGCAGGCAATAGAAGAAGGTTTTAAGATTGAAAAGATTGAACAGCTTGGTACAAGTGAACAGGCTGTTGCAATCAAGAAAGAGAATTCGAAACTTCTTGAGGCGGTAAACGAAGCTATTACCGAACTAAAAGAAGATGGAACACTAACGAAACTTAGCGAGGAATACATCGGAGTAGACATCACCCAGAATCCTGACAGCGAGTAAGGGAAAGGAATGTGTGCGATGCGCACATTCCTTTTTAACCTTGTTTGTTATCAAACTCTTAAGGAGCTGATCGCACTTGCCAACTTTTGCTCATTTTTTTGAGACATTATTAAATAGTTATCCGGTTTTCTTCGAAGGACTATGGCTTACTATAAGGGTTACCTTCGTTTCTGTTCTAATCGCAGTCTTTATTGGACTCTTCTTTGCACTCTTTAAAATATCACAATCAAAAATCTTGAATTGGATTGCGAATATTTACATTGCAGTTATTCGAGGGACGCCCCTTATCGTCCAAATCTTTATTTTCTACTTTGGTTTAACCGAGTTTAACATCCCGAAGTTCTGGGCAGCATCGATTGGTCTAGCACTGCATAACGGGGCTTATATTGCGGAGATCTTCCGAGGGTCAATTCAATCGATTGATAAAGGTCAGATGGAAGCGGGGCGCTCTCTTGGGATGAGTCATACGCTTGCAATGAGAAGAATTATACTCCCACAGGCGTTTAGACGAGCTCTACCACCGTTAGGAAATCAGTTTATTATTGGTTTAAAGGATTCCTCTCTAGCTGCTTTTATTGCTCTACCGGAATTGTTCAGCATAGCGACAACGCAGGGTGCCAGAACATTTGATGAAATGACTTATCTTTTAATCGTAGCAGTATACTATCTAGTTCTTGTTTTAATCTTTACGATGCTGGTTAACCTGCTTGAAAAACGATTATCCGCAAGTGATTAAGTGAGAAGTGAGGTGTAGACGATGACAGAAAAAGCCCAGATGATTCGTGTTGAGAAACTAAATAAATCATTCGGTGATCTTCATGTACTGAAAGATATCGATTTAGAAGTGAATGAAAGTGATGTTGTCGTGTTGATTGGTGCTAGTGGTTCAGGTAAAAGCACCCTACTACGATGCATGAATTTTCTTGAAATCAAAAATAGCGGAAATGTCATTATTGAAGGGGATACAATTGACCCGAAGAAAAACGATCTTAATAAAGTTAGACAGCGTGTCGGAATGGTGTTTCAACACTTTAATTTATTCCCACATAAATCGGTTCTAGAAAATGTTATTGAAGCCCCATTAATGGTGAAGAAGTTGAAGCGTGCTGATGCAGTCAAAGAAGGAAAAGAACTGCTTGCTAAGGTTGGACTAGCGGATAAAGCGGATGTATATCCAAATAAGCTTTCCGGTGGCCAGAAGCAACGTGTCGCCATTGCGCGCTCTCTTGCGATGAAACCGGATATCATGCTTTTCGATGAGCCAACATCCGCCCTTGACCCAGAGCTTGTTGGAGAAGTTCTCGCTACGATGAAGTCTCTGGCTAAAGAAGGCATGACAATGGTAGTTGTAACGCACGAGATGGGGTTTGCGCGAGAAGTAGGTGATTGGGTTGTGTATATGCACGATGGTAAAATTGTAGAAAAAGGTCATCCAAATGAAATATTCAATGACCCTAAAGAGCAACGAACACAGGATTTCCTAAGTTCGATTCTATAAAAATGATAAAAAAAGTAAGGAGCAGACTCCTTACTTTTTTTTCGTGACAAGATAAATACCAAGAACAATGAAAACGATTGGCCAGAATTCACCAATGAAAGAAAAAGTAGAGGCAAGCCAGATTTCTAAGCCAGTATAGAGAAGCTCGATAATCGCAATGGCAAGCAATATTAGTCCCGGTACAAGCCCTGTTTTTTTCGTTTTGTAATACGTGATTAAGTAAGCTGCACCCAGAATAAGGGCATACATTCCCCATGTATCCGGCCAAATCGAGAGTTTATTGATGAAATAGAGATGCAATCCAAGTCCCAGTAATAGAGTGCCGGGGAAAAGCATATGTCCTTCTTTAGCAATTAGCCCCTGAATGATCATGGCAATTCCGATTAAGATTAAAATGATTTGCCAGTTTGTGATCTGAGCAGAGAAGGGAAGATTCAGCGTTTGAATTAGATAGAAAAGACCAATTCCAATAAATAATACTCCTGGAAAAACACTTTGACGTTTCAATGGAAATCCTCCTAATGTCAAAAAAACTCATTTTTTGCTATACTGTTGATTTTCTGGTACATTAATAGTTGTATGACTACTAATAATAAGCAAAGAAAATACTTACTTTATCATATCATAACTGCTTTCATAGTCTGTTCACATTTACTAACTCTGTGAGTTTTGTCACATGTTACAATTATTAGTAATGATATGATAGCAGGAGATTTTGGGCTAACAATTTTTTGGGGGGTGGAACGATGCACATCCTGGTCGTAGGGTTGAACCACAAAACAGCCCCTGTTGAAATACGGGAGAAACTTTCATTTCAGGAGAACAATCTTCCTGAAGCATTAGATAAGTTGCGTCACTCTAAAAGTATTCTAGAAGCTGTGATTTTATCGACATGTAACCGTACAGAGTTATATGTGGTTGCTGATCAGCTTCATACAGGGAGATATTATTCAAAAGCATTTCTATCTGAATGGTTCGGAATTAAAAAAGAAGGTTTTTCACCTTATTTAGTAATTCGTGAAAATGACGCTGCAACTGAGCATCTTTATCGCGTGGCAGCTGGACTTGATTCACTCGTACTGGGGGAAACACAAATTCTAGGACAGGTTCGCGACGCTTTCTTACTTGCACAGGAGTCGCAAACGACTGGAACGATTTTTAATCAGTTATTTAAACAGGCTGTTACGCTTGCTAAGCGCTCTCATTCTGTCACAGAAATCGGGGAAAATGCTGTTTCAGTAAGCTACGCTGCAGTTGAGCTTGCAAAGAAGATCTTTGGTGGCCTTCAGAATAAGCATGTTGTTATTCTTGGAGCAGGCAAAATGGGTGAGCTTACAGCGAAGAACCTGCAGAGCAACGGCGTAAATCAAGTCACTGTAGTAAACCGTACTCTTGAGAAAGCATCAGAGCTTGCATCTCGATTTAGTGGACAAGCTCGGTCGATGGATGAGGTGGATGTTGCTCTTGCTGATGCCGATATTCTGATCAGTTCTACAGGTTCAACAAACTACGTTTTAACAGAGCAGAGTGTAAAACCGTTGCTCAAGAAACGTAGAGGCCGTCCGCTATTTATGGTGGATATTGCAGTTCCAAGAGACCTTGATCCATCTTTAAACAACATGGACTCTGTTTTCTTGTACGATATCGATGATCTTGAAGGTATTGTTGAAACAAACCTCGCTGAGCGAAAGAAGGAAGCTGAGAAGGTTGAGCTTATGATTGAAGAGGATCTTGTTCAATTCAGAGAATGGCTTAACACGCTCGGTGTTGTTCCGATGATTACAGCGCTTCGTTCGAAAGCTCTCTCTATTCAAGCAGAGACGATGAAGAGTATTGAGCGAAAGCTTCCGGATTTAACTGACCGAGAACGTAAAGTGCTAAGTAAACATACGAAAAGTATAGTGAACCAGCTGCTGAGAGATCCGATTGTTCGTGTGAAGGAAATGGCTGCAGAACCAAATGCAGAAGAGTCACTTGAAATCTTTACGAAGATTTTTGCGATAGAGGAAGAGATTGAAAGAGAACTCCACAAGCAGCGAGTGAAAGAAAACGAAGAGAAAAGACACCATGAATCCGTTGCTTACTCCCCTTTATTACAGGCATCGCAGTTGCGCTCCTAGGAGAGGAGACCTGATTTGTGACGAACGCTAGCTGGCTTTATGACGTAACCATCTTACTTTACGCCCTTAGTGTATTGGGATATTTTATTGATTTCTTGCAAAACAACCGGAGGGCAAATCAGTTTGCCTTCTGGTTGCTTTCTATTGTATGGGTTCTACAAAGTGCGTTTTTGATAATGCAGATCATTACGATTGGCGGCTTCCCGATTTTGACACCTTTTGAGGGGTTATTTTTTTATGCGTGGGTCATTGTCTCGCTTTCCCTATTGATTAACTGGTTTTTCCGGGTTGATTTCTTTGTATTTTTTGCAAATGTACTTGGTTTCAGCATCATGGCTATTAACCTCTTTGCAACAAAGGAGCAGGCTTCTAGCATGTTGACAGAACAGCTTATGTCTGAGCTTTCAATTATTCATATTACGATGGCTTTTTTATCTTACGGGGCATTTTCTTTATCGTTTATTTTCTCGATTATGTATTTGATCGTTTACCAAATGCTAAAGGGAAAGAAATGGAGTAAAAGACTTAGGAGATTTGGAGACTTATCTCAGCTTGAGAAGCTTTCATACTTATGTAGCGTTCTTGGCGTGCCATTGCTCTTGTTGAGCTTAATTCTCGGAATCGTCTGGGCAATGTTAAAAGTTGAGCAATTTAGCTTGTTTGATGCGAAGGTTATTATTTCGTTTTTTGTGCTTGGAGTTTATAGCACTTACTTATATCAAAAAGTAGCTAGAGATATTGAAGGGAAATCGTTAGCCTGGTGGAACGTCGCAGCTTTCTGTTTTGTTCTGATTAATGTGTTCTTATCAGGAACATTTTCTGAATTCCATTTCTGGTATGTTTAAGCGGATAAATAACAGTTTGGAGGATAATGAATGCGTAAAATTATTATTGGTTCTAGAAGAAGTAAGCTTGCAATCACACAAACGAAATGGGTGATTAGTAAACTGAAGGAATTGAATCCAGGAGTCGATTTTGAAATAAAGGAAATCGTAACTCGCGGCGATAAAATTCTTGATGTTACGCTCTCGAAGGTTGGGGGGAAAGGTCTTTTTGTTAAGGAAATTGAAGACGCCATGCTTAAAGGTGAGATTGATATGGCGGTTCACAGTATGAAGGATATGCCATCCGTTCTTCCTGAAGGACTTATCATTGGCTGTATTCCTGAGCGTGAAGATCACCGAGATGTTATTATTTCTGAATCCGGGAAAACATTCAGGGAACTACCCGAGGGTGCAGTGATTGGAACGAGCAGCCTTCGGCGTGGTGCACAGTTGAAAGCCATCCGTCCTGATATCGAAATTAAATGGATTCGTGGAAACATAGATACACGCCTTCGTAAGCTTACTGATGAAGATTACGATGCGATTGTTCTGGCGGCTGCAGGCCTTCATCGTATGGGATGGTCGAAAGATATTGTGACGGAATACCTTGATCCGGATCTCTGTTTACCAGCAGTTGGTCAGGGAGCACTATCCATTGAATGCCGCGAAAGCGATGATGAGTTGCTTGAAATTATTGAGAAATTCAAAGATGAGAATACGACTAAAACGGTTATGGCAGAAAGGGCGTTTCTTCATACTCTTGAAGGTGGATGCCAGGTACCGATAGCAGGTCATGCAGTGCTAAAAGATGATTCTATTACAATTACTGGTCTTGTTGGTGAGCCTGACGGTTCAATCATTATTAAGGAAATGGAATCTGGAAATGATTCAATCCAAGTAGGAAATACGCTTGCCCTTCGAATGAAAGAACAGGGAGCTAAAGATATTTTAGACCGTGTTAAGGAAGAACTGGATCAATGATAACCCCGCTCTCAGGAAAGCGTGTACTGGTCACGAGAGCTCGGGAGCAGGCGGCAGCTTTCACGAAATTAATTGAGGAACGCGGAGGGCTTTCAATTGAAATCCCTCTTATTTCGTTCGAACCACGCCCTCATATACTTGATACGATTGAATTGAATCAGTATAGCTGGATTCTATTTACAAGTGCGAATGGCGTGAGATTTTTCTTCGAAGAGGCCTTTCTACCTAATAACGTAAAGGTAGGTGCAGTAGGAAGTAAAACAGCCAGGGCACTTAACGATCATGGTGTCCAAATTAATCTTCTGCCACGAGACTTTGTTGGCGAAGGCCTTGTTGCAGCCCTGTCTCGTAATGCATTATTGGACGAGAAGATCTTGCTGCCAAGAGGGAATCTTGGTCGGAAAGAATTACCCAGGCAATTAATGAAATTAGGATATGATGTTACTGATTTGCCTCTTTATGATACAGTGATTCCTTACGATTCAGGTTCAGAATTAAAGAAAGTGATCCAAAACCGTGCGGTTGATGTGATTACTTTTACCTCTTCTTCTACTGTACATCATTTTGCTCACCTTCTTGAAGCGGAGAATTTGAAAGACCAGATTAAAGGGATCGCAATAGTGGTAATCGGACCCATCACGGAAAAAACACTTCAGTCTTACAGTATTAAAGCACACGTGGTTCCTGATAAATACACGATAGAAGGCATGCTTGAGAGTCTGGAAAAGTACTTTCAATAATAGGGAGGACTAGAACAATGGAAAAAGGGAATTTTCACCGTCATCGTCGATTAAGACGATCAGAATCAATGAGATCTCTGGTAAGAGAAACGTACTTACATAAAGAAGATTTAATTTATCCAATTTTTGCAGTTGAGGAAGAAAATGTAAAACGTGAAATACCTTCAATGCCTGGAGTTTATCACTACTCTTTAGATCACCTGAATGAGGAGATTAGAGAAGTCGTTGAGCTAGGAATCCAGTCAGTTATGATGTTCGGCGTGCCGAATCATAAGGATGCTATTGGTTCTGAAGCGTATTGTGATACGGGAATTGTTCAAAGGGCTATTAAACAAATTAAAGCAGAATTTCCGGATTTAACAGTAATTGCAGATACATGCCTTTGCCAGTATACTGATCATGGCCACTGTGGCGTAATCGAAGACGGTTACGTGCAGAATGATCAGTCCCTTGAATTGCTTACGCAAACAGCCATTACTCAAGCCAAGGCCGGGGCTGACATTATTGCGCCATCTAATATGATGGATGGTTTTGTATCAGCGATCCGCCAGGGGCTAGATGAAGCAGGTTTTGTTGACGTTCCTGTGATGAGCTATGCTGTTAAGTTCTCATCCGCATTCTATGGTCCATTCCGTGATGCTGCTCACAGCACACCACAATTCGGCGATCGTAAAACCTATCAAATGGATCCAGCAAATCGTCTTGAAGCGATTAGAGAAGCAGAAAGCGATATTGCAGAAGGAGCAGACTTTTTGATGGTGAAACCTGCTCTAGCTTATCTTGATATCATTCGTGAGTTAAAAGATCGCTTCCCGCTTCCAATGGTTGCTTATAATGTAAGTGGGGAATATTCAATGATAAAAGCTGCCAGTCAGAATGGATGGTTAAATGAGCAGGAGGTTGTGCTCGAAAAGCTAACTAGCATGAAGCGTGCTGGAGCGGATCTTATTATTACGTACTTTGCAAAAGACGCAGCTCGCTGGTTAGATCAATAGTATCGTGAAAGGGGCTTATAAAATGGGTAACTATGATCGTTCAAAAGAAGCATTTAAAGAAGCATCCAAAGTGATGCCGGGCGGGGTAAACAGTCCTGTGAGGGCATTTAAATCTGTTGGAATGGATCCGATTTTTATGGAAAAGGGCAAAGGATCCAAAATTTACGATATAGATCAAAATGAATACATTGATTATGTGCTCTCTTATGGCCCACTGATTCTCGGGCATGCAGATGAGCAAGTTGTCGAACGTCTTAAGAGTGTCACCGAGCTTGGTACAAGCTTTGGAGCTCCTAGTACTTATGAAACGAAGTTGGCTGAGCTTGTCATTGAACGTGTTCCATCAATTGAAATTGTACGGATGGTAAATTCAGGAACAGAAGCGACAATGAGCGCTCTTCGCCTTGCACGTGGGTATACTGGACGTAACAAAATCTTGAAATTCGAAGGATGTTATCACGGTCATGGGGACTCCCTTTTAATTAAAGCAGGTTCTGGTGTTGCTACACTTGGTCTCCCGGACAGCCCTGGAGTTCCAGAAGGCATTGCTAAAAATACGATTACGGTTCCTTACAACGATCTTGAGAGCCTTCGATATGCGTTTAAGGAATTTGGTGATGACATTGCGGGCGTTATTATTGAACCTGTTGCTGGCAATATGGGTGTTGTCCCACCTCAACCAGGATATCT harbors:
- a CDS encoding transporter substrate-binding domain-containing protein, with translation MKRKWNFITVILLMFVLVLTACGSNENSGGESSGSEGEDGLELTEDGKFRFVVSGEFPPFSTVDENGDLSGFDVAVGKAIAEKLGLEPEVEKFKFSGMVSAIQSGRYDAAVASHTITDERKKAVNFSEPYYYSGPVLYVQPGSDIKSIEDLSGKDVAVSKGSTYEKSAQEYTDKISNYDSDQTALRALSEGKHDAVITDDITGKQAIEEGFKIEKIEQLGTSEQAVAIKKENSKLLEAVNEAITELKEDGTLTKLSEEYIGVDITQNPDSE
- a CDS encoding amino acid ABC transporter permease, whose translation is MPTFAHFFETLLNSYPVFFEGLWLTIRVTFVSVLIAVFIGLFFALFKISQSKILNWIANIYIAVIRGTPLIVQIFIFYFGLTEFNIPKFWAASIGLALHNGAYIAEIFRGSIQSIDKGQMEAGRSLGMSHTLAMRRIILPQAFRRALPPLGNQFIIGLKDSSLAAFIALPELFSIATTQGARTFDEMTYLLIVAVYYLVLVLIFTMLVNLLEKRLSASD
- a CDS encoding amino acid ABC transporter ATP-binding protein → MTEKAQMIRVEKLNKSFGDLHVLKDIDLEVNESDVVVLIGASGSGKSTLLRCMNFLEIKNSGNVIIEGDTIDPKKNDLNKVRQRVGMVFQHFNLFPHKSVLENVIEAPLMVKKLKRADAVKEGKELLAKVGLADKADVYPNKLSGGQKQRVAIARSLAMKPDIMLFDEPTSALDPELVGEVLATMKSLAKEGMTMVVVTHEMGFAREVGDWVVYMHDGKIVEKGHPNEIFNDPKEQRTQDFLSSIL
- a CDS encoding LiaI-LiaF-like domain-containing protein yields the protein MKRQSVFPGVLFIGIGLFYLIQTLNLPFSAQITNWQIILILIGIAMIIQGLIAKEGHMLFPGTLLLGLGLHLYFINKLSIWPDTWGMYALILGAAYLITYYKTKKTGLVPGLILLAIAIIELLYTGLEIWLASTFSFIGEFWPIVFIVLGIYLVTKKK
- the hemA gene encoding glutamyl-tRNA reductase; protein product: MHILVVGLNHKTAPVEIREKLSFQENNLPEALDKLRHSKSILEAVILSTCNRTELYVVADQLHTGRYYSKAFLSEWFGIKKEGFSPYLVIRENDAATEHLYRVAAGLDSLVLGETQILGQVRDAFLLAQESQTTGTIFNQLFKQAVTLAKRSHSVTEIGENAVSVSYAAVELAKKIFGGLQNKHVVILGAGKMGELTAKNLQSNGVNQVTVVNRTLEKASELASRFSGQARSMDEVDVALADADILISSTGSTNYVLTEQSVKPLLKKRRGRPLFMVDIAVPRDLDPSLNNMDSVFLYDIDDLEGIVETNLAERKKEAEKVELMIEEDLVQFREWLNTLGVVPMITALRSKALSIQAETMKSIERKLPDLTDRERKVLSKHTKSIVNQLLRDPIVRVKEMAAEPNAEESLEIFTKIFAIEEEIERELHKQRVKENEEKRHHESVAYSPLLQASQLRS
- a CDS encoding cytochrome C assembly family protein; the protein is MTNASWLYDVTILLYALSVLGYFIDFLQNNRRANQFAFWLLSIVWVLQSAFLIMQIITIGGFPILTPFEGLFFYAWVIVSLSLLINWFFRVDFFVFFANVLGFSIMAINLFATKEQASSMLTEQLMSELSIIHITMAFLSYGAFSLSFIFSIMYLIVYQMLKGKKWSKRLRRFGDLSQLEKLSYLCSVLGVPLLLLSLILGIVWAMLKVEQFSLFDAKVIISFFVLGVYSTYLYQKVARDIEGKSLAWWNVAAFCFVLINVFLSGTFSEFHFWYV
- the hemC gene encoding hydroxymethylbilane synthase encodes the protein MRKIIIGSRRSKLAITQTKWVISKLKELNPGVDFEIKEIVTRGDKILDVTLSKVGGKGLFVKEIEDAMLKGEIDMAVHSMKDMPSVLPEGLIIGCIPEREDHRDVIISESGKTFRELPEGAVIGTSSLRRGAQLKAIRPDIEIKWIRGNIDTRLRKLTDEDYDAIVLAAAGLHRMGWSKDIVTEYLDPDLCLPAVGQGALSIECRESDDELLEIIEKFKDENTTKTVMAERAFLHTLEGGCQVPIAGHAVLKDDSITITGLVGEPDGSIIIKEMESGNDSIQVGNTLALRMKEQGAKDILDRVKEELDQ
- a CDS encoding uroporphyrinogen-III synthase, yielding MITPLSGKRVLVTRAREQAAAFTKLIEERGGLSIEIPLISFEPRPHILDTIELNQYSWILFTSANGVRFFFEEAFLPNNVKVGAVGSKTARALNDHGVQINLLPRDFVGEGLVAALSRNALLDEKILLPRGNLGRKELPRQLMKLGYDVTDLPLYDTVIPYDSGSELKKVIQNRAVDVITFTSSSTVHHFAHLLEAENLKDQIKGIAIVVIGPITEKTLQSYSIKAHVVPDKYTIEGMLESLEKYFQ
- the hemB gene encoding porphobilinogen synthase, with product MEKGNFHRHRRLRRSESMRSLVRETYLHKEDLIYPIFAVEEENVKREIPSMPGVYHYSLDHLNEEIREVVELGIQSVMMFGVPNHKDAIGSEAYCDTGIVQRAIKQIKAEFPDLTVIADTCLCQYTDHGHCGVIEDGYVQNDQSLELLTQTAITQAKAGADIIAPSNMMDGFVSAIRQGLDEAGFVDVPVMSYAVKFSSAFYGPFRDAAHSTPQFGDRKTYQMDPANRLEAIREAESDIAEGADFLMVKPALAYLDIIRELKDRFPLPMVAYNVSGEYSMIKAASQNGWLNEQEVVLEKLTSMKRAGADLIITYFAKDAARWLDQ
- the hemL gene encoding glutamate-1-semialdehyde 2,1-aminomutase, which encodes MGNYDRSKEAFKEASKVMPGGVNSPVRAFKSVGMDPIFMEKGKGSKIYDIDQNEYIDYVLSYGPLILGHADEQVVERLKSVTELGTSFGAPSTYETKLAELVIERVPSIEIVRMVNSGTEATMSALRLARGYTGRNKILKFEGCYHGHGDSLLIKAGSGVATLGLPDSPGVPEGIAKNTITVPYNDLESLRYAFKEFGDDIAGVIIEPVAGNMGVVPPQPGYLEEIRSITEENGTLLIFDEVMTGFRVSYNCAQGFYNVTPDLTCLGKVIGGGLPVGAYGGKKEIMDHIAPSGPIYQAGTLSGNPLAMTAGYETLSQLTPESYQEFERKAERLGEGLSKAAGKYNIPHTVNRAGSMVGFFFTDQDVINFETASSSNLDHFTRYFKEMLDQGISLPPSQFEGLFLSTAHTEHDIDETIAAAEAAFSKLV